CAGCAGATACGGCGCGTTCGTCATGCTCTCCATGCCGCCCGCGACGATCACGTCGAGTGAGCCCGCGGCCAGCATGTCGTGCGCGAACATCGCCGCGCGCATGCCGGAGCCGCACATCTTGTTGACCGTCGTGCAGCCGGTGGCGAGCGGCAGACCGGCGCCGAGCGCGGCCTGGCGTGCGGGCGCCTGACCGAGGCCGGCGGGCAGCACGCAGCCGATCACCGCTTCGTCGATCTGCTCGGGCTTCAGACCCGCCCGCTCCACGGCCGCCTTGATCGCGACCGCGCCGAGTTGCGGCGCGCTCAGCGACGCGAAGTCGCCCTGAAAGCCGGCCATCGGCGTGCGCGCCGCGCTGACGATCACGATCGGATCGGCATGGATACCACTGTGGTTTGCGTCACTCATGTTCGAGCTCCTTGGTGATAGCTTGGATGGCTACTGCCGCGCGTGGCCTGATGCGAACCCTCGTGGGATTCATCAAGCCACGCGCACATCTGGTTCGTCCGCCCGCGCATCGGGCGCTTCGGCGAACCGCTCCGGATAACGCACGCAAAAGCGCACGCTCCGGTCGTATGGGAAAAAATCGGGCAGCTCGCCCTTCAACAGAGAATCCTTGTGCCGTTGCCACAGCTCGGGCTCGAAGAAATCCGCGTGATGCCGCATGAACGAGCGGCGCACGCGCGGATCGCCGAGCAGGAACGCGCCGTACGTCTCGGGAAAAATATCGTGCGGACCGACCGCGTACCATGGCTCGTCCGACATTTCGTCTTCCTCGTTGCGCGGCGGCGGCACCGCGCGCACGTTGCAGTCGGTCAGGTATTCGATCTCGTCGTAGTCGTAGAACACGACGCGGCCATGCCGCGTGACACCGAAGTTCTTGTACAGCAAGTCACCTGGGAAGATGTTCGCCTGCATCAGTTCCTTCACCGCGTTGCCATATTCCTTGATGCCCTGCTCGATGTCGTCGTCGTTGCCGTTCTGCAGGAACAGATTGAGCGGCACCATGCGTCGCTCGATGTACAGATGGCGAATCACGAGGTTCTCGCCGTCGTACTCGATCAGCGACGGGGCTTCCTTTTCGAGTTCGCGCAACAGCGTTTCGTCGAGGCGCGCGAGCGGCAGCGCGACGCTCGAATATTCGAGCGTGTCGGCCATGCGGCCGAGCCGGTCGTGGCGTTTGACGAGCAGGTACTTCTGCTGGATCTGCGCGCGCGTGGTGTCCTTCGGTGGCGGAAAGTTGTCCTTGATCAGCTTGAACACGTACGGAAACGACGGCAACGTGAACACCAGCATCACGAGGCCCTTGATGCCGGGCGCGACGATGAAGCGGTCGCTCGAATGCGATAGGTGATGCAACAGGTCGCGATAGAACAGATTCTTGCCCTGCTTCTGCAAACCCACCGACGTATAGATTTCCGCCTTCGGCTTGCCCGGCATCACCGTGCGCAGAAACTCGACATACGCGGACGGCACTTCCATGTCGACCAGAAAATACGAGTGCGAGAAGCTGAAGATGATCAGCAACTGCTCGCGCTTGAGCAGCACCGCGTCGAGCGCGAGCAGGCCCGGCTTCACGTGGCGCAGCGGCACCGCGAACGGCAGCAGCGCGTCGCCGTTGATGATGCGCCCGACGATATACGCGGCCTTGTTGCGATAAAACAGCGACGACAACACGTGAATCTGGAAGTTCGGTGCTTCGTCGAATACGCCGAACGCTTCGCGAATCGACTGCATCATGCAGGCGACGTCGCGCGTCAGATCCTCGAACGGCGGATCGAGCTGGAAATTCGTGACGATTCGCTGCAGCGTCGCGGCAAGTCCATCAGTACCGGGGTAATACGCGCGAAAGGTCGGCTTCGCGGCCGGTTCGTCGTTCTCGAGGTATTCGGTCGAGATCGCCGGGCGCACGAAAATGAAATCGTTATTGAAATACGAGCGGTGCAGAATCTTGCAACACACCGAATTGAAAAACGTTTCCGCGCATTCGGGCTGGCGGTGCGTGGTCAGGAGACCGATGTAGTGCAGCTTGATCTGCTGCCACACTTCGCTGTCGATCTTCTCTGCGTCGTACTCGTCTTCGAGCAGCTGCACGCATTCCTGTACGCGATCGTCGTACGACGTGATGCGCTCGCGCGCGAGCTTTTGCAGGCCATGCCAATCGCCCGCTTCGAACAGCGTCTTCGCGTGGATCGCGGCGTCGCGAAAGATCCGATAGTGACGGTTGAACCCTTCGAGCATCGTCTGCGCGACGTCGAAACCGATTTGCGACGATAACAGCTTGGGGAAGTGATTCATCACGCGCGCTCCGCAAACGCCGGTCAGAGTCAGGCAAATCAGGCAGGCTTCGCGTCCTGCCTGGCACCATCGAGCAGCGCGCGCGCCTGCGCTTCGTACTGCGCGAGGTCTTCCAGCGTCGCATCGAGATCTTCGCGCTGGCGCTCGAGCACTTCGCGATGACGCGCGACCGTCGCGAGAAACGCATGCAACTGCGAGACGGTGTCGGTCGGCGACTCATAGACGTCGAGCAGGTCGCGGATCTCCGACAGCGTGAAGCCGAGCCGCTTGCCGCGTAGCGTGAGCTTCAGACGCGTGCGGTCGCGGCCCGAATAGACGCGCCGCAAGCCGCTCGAACCCTCGCGGCTCG
Above is a window of Paraburkholderia sprentiae WSM5005 DNA encoding:
- the aceK gene encoding bifunctional isocitrate dehydrogenase kinase/phosphatase, with the protein product MNHFPKLLSSQIGFDVAQTMLEGFNRHYRIFRDAAIHAKTLFEAGDWHGLQKLARERITSYDDRVQECVQLLEDEYDAEKIDSEVWQQIKLHYIGLLTTHRQPECAETFFNSVCCKILHRSYFNNDFIFVRPAISTEYLENDEPAAKPTFRAYYPGTDGLAATLQRIVTNFQLDPPFEDLTRDVACMMQSIREAFGVFDEAPNFQIHVLSSLFYRNKAAYIVGRIINGDALLPFAVPLRHVKPGLLALDAVLLKREQLLIIFSFSHSYFLVDMEVPSAYVEFLRTVMPGKPKAEIYTSVGLQKQGKNLFYRDLLHHLSHSSDRFIVAPGIKGLVMLVFTLPSFPYVFKLIKDNFPPPKDTTRAQIQQKYLLVKRHDRLGRMADTLEYSSVALPLARLDETLLRELEKEAPSLIEYDGENLVIRHLYIERRMVPLNLFLQNGNDDDIEQGIKEYGNAVKELMQANIFPGDLLYKNFGVTRHGRVVFYDYDEIEYLTDCNVRAVPPPRNEEDEMSDEPWYAVGPHDIFPETYGAFLLGDPRVRRSFMRHHADFFEPELWQRHKDSLLKGELPDFFPYDRSVRFCVRYPERFAEAPDARADEPDVRVA
- a CDS encoding MerR family transcriptional regulator, with amino-acid sequence MNTQYTITELAREFDVTPRAIRFYEDQGLLSPSREGSSGLRRVYSGRDRTRLKLTLRGKRLGFTLSEIRDLLDVYESPTDTVSQLHAFLATVARHREVLERQREDLDATLEDLAQYEAQARALLDGARQDAKPA